A genomic window from Daphnia magna isolate NIES linkage group LG9, ASM2063170v1.1, whole genome shotgun sequence includes:
- the LOC116931027 gene encoding frizzled-5, with protein MAIGVMWIGVMLTLSCWTVCSIDGLTSGSSASVPSVLGSAVNNGGSNSGSSPVLAVKKDARCEEITIPMCRGIGYNWTSMPNSLHHETQEEAGLEVHQFWPLVEIQCSPDMRFFLCSIYAPICIQDYPTSIPACKSVCLRAESGCAPLMRKYGFAWPDRMQCDKFPNFGDPQNLCMDARNGSLPPPTITPPPSQLLPLPPESIEPMERPKQRPGLIPSKINCKGPNKRLCSPDELMMSTGSSCECQCRPPLIRLGPNDGRYNRSSSLSVGGIPNCLLPCSSPFFSEDEQWFASLWIALWAAIAALSSALTFATFLIDRPRFRYPERPLIFLSACYVGLSLGYLVRVVVGGRDVVACEGNAIRYGAAPSLITTGTGASFIGVSSSTSSPACVVTFLLVYFFGQAAGLWWVILSLTWFLAAGRKWGSEAIARCSPYFHLVAWTIPAVQTAAALLMAAVDGDSLAGVCHVGVQQTALLRWLVLFPLGLHLLLGGGFLLAGLAGLARIRRVLKEQGRPKAEKLEKLMIRIGIFSVLYSVPAAILLGCYAYEVAYHVEWGRTLTCSGCPSSVDATLLPSYQSRPDFSIFMLKYFMTLVVGITSGFWIWSHKTLDSWRKFYRRLCHSRPKTPIPHGHQQQQPQQLHHHHQQQQQQQQQQFQQQQQQCQLMAPTVPPLPGQHHHQYPMSNKSSSLIKQPLMQSVQSHLGSTYKAPPLSHV; from the exons ATGGCGATTGGTGTAATGTGGATCGGCGTAATGTTGACGCTCTCCTGCTGGACCGTTTGTTCGATCGATGGATTAACATCCGGATCGAGTGCCAGTGTACCTTCCGTTCTCGGCAGTGCCGTCAACAATGGTGGAAGTAACAGTGGCAGCAGTCCAGTCTTGGCAGTTAAAAAAGACGCCCGTTGCGAAGAGATTACCATCCCAATGTGCCGCGGGATCGGATACAATTGGACATCCATGCCCAACTCTCTCCATCATG AAACTCAAGAAGAGGCGGGACTAGAAGTGCATCAATTCTGGCCTTTGGTGGAGATCCAGTGTTCTCCTGACATGCGATTTTTCCTCTGCTCCATCTACGCTCCGATTTGCATTCAAGACTATCCAACATCTATTCCTGCATGCAAATCCGTTTGTCTCCGTGCTGAATCCGGATGTGCTCCACTGATGAGAAAATACGGATTCGCTTGGCCCGATCGGATGCAGTGCGACAAGTTCCCCAATTTCGGTGATCCGCAGAACCTCTGCATGGACGCGCGTAACGGCAGTTTGCCTCCGCCAACTATAACTCCACCGCCGTCGCAACTATTGCCACTTCCGCCCGAATCCATCGAGCCGATGGAAAGGCCGAAACAAAGGCCTGGCTTGATTCCATCCAAAATCAACTGCAAAGGCCCCAATAAACGTCTCTGCTCTCCCGATGAATTGATGATGAGCACGGGGTCGTCGTGCGAATGTCAGTGTCGCCCTCCACTCATCCGGCTGGGACCGAACGATGGCCGCTATAATCGCTCGTCCAGTTTGAGTGTTGGCGGTATCCCGAATTGCCTTTTGCCGTGTTCCAGTCCGTTCTTCTCCGAAGATGAGCAATGGTTCGCTTCGCTGTGGATCGCTCTCTGGGCCGCCATTGCCGCCTTGTCATCCGCGCTCACCTTTGCCACTTTTCTCATCGATCGACCTCGATTCAG GTATCCAGAGAGACCATTGATCTTCTTGTCGGCTTGTTACGTCGGTCTTAGTCTCGGCTATCTGGTAAGAGTCGTCGTCGGTGGCCGGGACGTGGTTGCCTGCGAAGGCAACGCCATCCGTTACGGCGCCGCTCCGTCGCTCATCACAACTGGAACCGGAGCCAGTTTTATCGGTGTCAGCAGCTCCACTTCCAGTCCGGCCTGTGTCGTCACCTTCTTACTCGTCTACTTTTTCGGTCAAGCCGCTGGATTGTG GTGGGTGATTCTGTCGTTGACCTGGTTCTTGGCCGCTGGACGTAAATGGGGTAGTGAAGCAATCGCTCGATGCTCACCCTATTTCCACTTGGTTGCGTGGACTATTCCGGCCGTTCAAACAGCCGCTGCTTTGCTAATGGCAGCTGTGGATGGCGATTCATTAGCCGGCGTTTGCCACGTCGGTGTCCAGCAAACGGCGTTGCTCCGATGGCTGGTTCTCTTCCCTTTAGGCCTGCATTTACTCCTCGGTGGAGGTTTCCTGCTAGCTGGACTAGCCGGTTTGGCTCGCATCCGACGCGTCCTCAAAGAACAGGGCAGGCCTAAAGCCGAGAAGCTCGAAAAATTGATGATACGAATCGGTATCTTCAGCGTACTCTATTCAGTTCCAGCTGCAATTTTGCTGGGCTGCTACGCCTACGAGGTAGCCTACCATGTTGAATGGGGACGGACGCTCACCTGTTCCGGTTGTCCGTCGTCAGTGGATGCAACCCTATTGCCATCCTATCAATCACGTCCCGACTTTTCCATCTTCATGCTCAA GTATTTCATGACATTGGTTGTGGGTATCACGTCCGGATTTTGGATCTGGTCGCACAAAACGTTGGATTCTTGGCGTAAGTTCTACCGACGGCTTTGTCATTCACGGCCCAAGACGCCGATCCCGCACGGGcatcaacaacagcagccgcagcagctgcatcatcatcatcaacaacagcagcaacagcaacaacaacaattccaacagcaacagcagcagtgTCAACTGATGGCTCCTACTGTGCCGCCACTACCGGGCCAGCATCACCATCAGTACCCGATGAGTAACAAATCGTCCAGCTTGATCAAACAGCCATTGATGCAGAGCGTTCAGAGTCATCTGGGCAGCACGTACAAAGCGCCACCGTTGAGTCACGTTTGA
- the LOC116931021 gene encoding collagen and calcium-binding EGF domain-containing protein 1 isoform X1, protein MCLLQTNLILYRFLLTIILLVSNWANGEFVNDDGFYLADDLSDLDALQAVRPSPIQCPSEDVIVQRYRCHDKETDGWKDCFQRSCCQNYTFIAGRCVAADKDPCTLDLCEQKCSVFFGRVICTCFVGYKFNAENQKNGIRPYCIDIDECDEDNGSCEQECFNTPGSFQCRCASGFLLRDDGRTCQPESDTSAAASVVDGNSTVTQTTVISEAVNETMPRCQASCDHVTKMEQKMKRLEEKITAMSTAIKLYSFASGPPGPEGPPGPEGPPGPRGFPGPNGAPGSPGPIGRPGKNAQSQALEPDDLPLDSYTLITSGPKDQGPPSKFCRCKRGPIGPAGPVGQIGERGLRGEPGIRGEKGEAGNFEHLLILLADIRFDIKALQEKVFVDEAPPLMDLHEAIRLELSAIRP, encoded by the exons atgtgtttgttGCAAACTAATTTGATTCTCTACAGGTTTCTCTTGACAATCATCCTCCTTGTATCGAACTGGGCCAACGGTGAATTCGTTAACGATGATGGATTCTACTTAGCCGACGATTTGTCCGATTTAGATGCCCTGCAGGCAGTTAG ACCGAGCCCCATCCAATGTCCGTCAGAGGATGTCATCGTGCAACGTTACCGCTGTcacg ATAAGGAAACTGATGGTTGGAAAGATTGTTTTCAGCGCAGTTGTTGCCAAAATTACACGTTTATAGCCGGCCGTTGCGTAGCGGCCGATAAGGACCCCTGTACGCTGGACTTGTGCG AACAAAAATGTTCCGTTTTCTTTGGTCGGGTCATCTGCACCTGTTTTGTTGGTTACAAGTTTAACGCCGAGAATCAAAAGAATGGAATACGACCCTACTGCATCG ACATTGACGAATGCGACGAGGATAACGGCAGTTGTGAACAAGAATGTTTCAACACTCCCGGCTCATTCCAATGCCGGTGTGCGAGCGGGTTCTTATTACGCGACGACGGCCGTACTTGCCAACCGGAAAGTGATACGTCTGCCGCCGCCTCTGTCGTAGACGGCAATTCGACCGTAACGCAGACGACAGTGATTAGCGAGGCCGTGAACGAAACAATGCCCCGCTGTCAAGCGTCTTGCGACCATGTCACTAAAATGGAACAGAAAATGAAACGACTGGAAGAGAAAATCACAGCCATGAGCACGGCTATCAAATTATACAGCTTCGCTTCCGGACCTCCAGGCCCCGAAG GACCTCCGGGACCTGAAGGGCCACCAGGACCAAGAGG GTTTCCTGGACCTAACGGAGCGCCTGGAAGTCCTGGACCGATAGGAAGACCAGGTAAAAATGCCCAATCGCAGGCTTTGGAACCGGACGACCTACCCTTAGATTCCTACACATTAATCACCAGTGGACCCAAAGATCAAGGACCACCCAGTAAATTCTGTCGCTGCAAACGAGGACCCATC GGACCTGCTGGACCAGTTGGACAGATTGGAGAGCGCGGTCTTCGTGGTGAGCCAGGAATAAGAGGCGAAAAGGGCGAAGCCGGTAATTTTGAACATCTTCTCATACTACTGGCGGACATCAGATTCGATATCAAAGCACTCCAAGAAAAAGTGTTTGTCGATGAAGC ACCACCTCTGATGGATCTTCACGAGGCCATTCGATTGGAACTATCAGCCATACGCCCTTAG
- the LOC116931031 gene encoding uncharacterized protein LOC116931031, producing MSYSPMNDAVLAGVPRLLDDLQKLLETHDHADILFLVGREETAFYAHRLLLNARCKTATFLKRAVLPGSSTQTIRLPNHKPDNFKTALIYLYTGKVLLDDQNVFEVWTLSQDLNLEELRLFCEDHITRSLNVDNACALLASALAKEDQLIQRNNTSGPSFVERCVHFIGDNAIECFQTTAFLRLSKDALICLVSSDHLALEEVEIWRAVLNWARHQANVSQSNTQLWNEDERQRVCQSLGGVINHVRLLLIDSQVFAEEVEPTGAVPMEVSLERYRLAALPAKFREQQQQQQQQLPQQPVNHEDKRLQPRVPTKAFANSQILNRDRLPLQNVLNQWYSNMVSTTLSSITWKLVFRASQYDFSASEFHRICDGLAPLYIVILGPKGEVCGGFTDVPWTLPPASQPVVSNKGRYIASDRAFLFTLVDGHGHVSPQRFDITKKTFGICYHLECGPIFGAGADLYVSDQCHVNMDSYSNLPHSYDGEDASPDSLMGDYNFSVLEYEVYTPALK from the exons atgtcaTACTCGCCCATGAACGATGCCGTCTTAGCTGGCGTTCCACGTCTACTGGATGATTTACAGAAACTTTTGGAAACTCACGATCACGCAGACATCCTCTTTCTAGTTGGTCGCGAGGAGACGGCGTTTTATGCTCATCGCCTGTTGCTCAACGCTCG GTGCAAGACAGCTACTTTTCTCAAGAGGGCTGTGCTGCCTGGCTCATCTACACAGACCATTAGGTTGCCAAACCACAAACCAGACAATTTCAAAACAGCATTAATCTATCTCTACACTGGCAAAGTCCTCCTAGATGATCAAAATGTCTTTGAAGTGTGGACGCTGTCTCAGGACTTGAATCTCGAGGAACTCCGGCTGTTCTGTGAAGATCACATCACCAGAAGCCTGAATGTGGATAATGCTTGTGCATTGTTGGCATCAGCGTTGGCCAAAGAAGATCAGCTAATCCAGAGGAATAACACTTCTGGCCCAAGTTTCGTGGAGCGTTGTGTCCATTTTATTGGTGACAATGCTATCGAGTGCTTTCAAACTACTGCCTTCTTGAGATTATCGAAAGATGCCCTCATTTGCCTTGTTTCTTCTGATCATTTAGCTTTGGAGGAGGTCGAAATTTGGCGAGCAGTGCTGAACTGGGCAAGGCATCAG GCCAACGTATCCCAGTCGAATACTCAATTGTGGAACGAGGACGAACGTCAGCGTGTTTGTCAGTCTTTGGGAGGTGTCATCAATCACGTCCGGCTTCTATTGATAGACAGCCAAGTTTTTGCCGAAGAAGTTGAACCAACGGGAGCCGTCCCTATGGAAGTTTCGCTTGAACGCTACCGATTAGCTGCATTGCCGGCAAAGTTCCgcgagcagcagcagcaacaacagcaacagctcCCTCAGCAACCCGTCAACCATGAAGATAAACGACTCCAACCGCGCGTGCCCACCAAAGCCTTTGCTAATTCTCAAATCCTCAACCGGGATCGCCTTCCCTTGCAGAACGTGCTCAATCAATGGTACTCGAATATGGTGTCCACGACCCTATCGAGTATCACATGGAAACTTGTATTTCGTGCCTCGCAGTACGATTTTTCGGCTTCGGAATTCCATCGCATCTGTGACGGATTGGCTCCTCTTTACATCGTAATTCTTGGCCCCAAAGGCGAG GTCTGTGGAGGATTCACGGATGTTCCTTGGACCCTTCCACCGGCCAGTCAACCCGTTGTGAGCAACAAAGGTCGTTACATTGCTTCGGATCGAGCCTTCCTCTTCACTCTAGTGGATGGGCATGGTCACGTGTCTCCTCAGCGATTCGACATCACGAAAAAGACATTCGGTATTTGTTACCACCTCGAATGCGGGCCAATTTTTGGGGCAGGTGCTGACCTCTATGTATCGGATCAATGCCATGTCAACATGGATTCTTACTCGAATTTGCCTCATTCCTATGACGGTGAAGACGCTTCCCCCGACTCGCTCATGGGCGATTATAACTTTTCCGTTCTTGAATACGAAGTCTATACTCCTGCATTGAAATGA
- the LOC116931021 gene encoding collagen and calcium-binding EGF domain-containing protein 1 isoform X2 has protein sequence MSSQEFLLTIILLVSNWANGEFVNDDGFYLADDLSDLDALQAVRPSPIQCPSEDVIVQRYRCHDKETDGWKDCFQRSCCQNYTFIAGRCVAADKDPCTLDLCEQKCSVFFGRVICTCFVGYKFNAENQKNGIRPYCIDIDECDEDNGSCEQECFNTPGSFQCRCASGFLLRDDGRTCQPESDTSAAASVVDGNSTVTQTTVISEAVNETMPRCQASCDHVTKMEQKMKRLEEKITAMSTAIKLYSFASGPPGPEGPPGPEGPPGPRGFPGPNGAPGSPGPIGRPGKNAQSQALEPDDLPLDSYTLITSGPKDQGPPSKFCRCKRGPIGPAGPVGQIGERGLRGEPGIRGEKGEAGNFEHLLILLADIRFDIKALQEKVFVDEAPPLMDLHEAIRLELSAIRP, from the exons ATGTCTAGCCAAGA GTTTCTCTTGACAATCATCCTCCTTGTATCGAACTGGGCCAACGGTGAATTCGTTAACGATGATGGATTCTACTTAGCCGACGATTTGTCCGATTTAGATGCCCTGCAGGCAGTTAG ACCGAGCCCCATCCAATGTCCGTCAGAGGATGTCATCGTGCAACGTTACCGCTGTcacg ATAAGGAAACTGATGGTTGGAAAGATTGTTTTCAGCGCAGTTGTTGCCAAAATTACACGTTTATAGCCGGCCGTTGCGTAGCGGCCGATAAGGACCCCTGTACGCTGGACTTGTGCG AACAAAAATGTTCCGTTTTCTTTGGTCGGGTCATCTGCACCTGTTTTGTTGGTTACAAGTTTAACGCCGAGAATCAAAAGAATGGAATACGACCCTACTGCATCG ACATTGACGAATGCGACGAGGATAACGGCAGTTGTGAACAAGAATGTTTCAACACTCCCGGCTCATTCCAATGCCGGTGTGCGAGCGGGTTCTTATTACGCGACGACGGCCGTACTTGCCAACCGGAAAGTGATACGTCTGCCGCCGCCTCTGTCGTAGACGGCAATTCGACCGTAACGCAGACGACAGTGATTAGCGAGGCCGTGAACGAAACAATGCCCCGCTGTCAAGCGTCTTGCGACCATGTCACTAAAATGGAACAGAAAATGAAACGACTGGAAGAGAAAATCACAGCCATGAGCACGGCTATCAAATTATACAGCTTCGCTTCCGGACCTCCAGGCCCCGAAG GACCTCCGGGACCTGAAGGGCCACCAGGACCAAGAGG GTTTCCTGGACCTAACGGAGCGCCTGGAAGTCCTGGACCGATAGGAAGACCAGGTAAAAATGCCCAATCGCAGGCTTTGGAACCGGACGACCTACCCTTAGATTCCTACACATTAATCACCAGTGGACCCAAAGATCAAGGACCACCCAGTAAATTCTGTCGCTGCAAACGAGGACCCATC GGACCTGCTGGACCAGTTGGACAGATTGGAGAGCGCGGTCTTCGTGGTGAGCCAGGAATAAGAGGCGAAAAGGGCGAAGCCGGTAATTTTGAACATCTTCTCATACTACTGGCGGACATCAGATTCGATATCAAAGCACTCCAAGAAAAAGTGTTTGTCGATGAAGC ACCACCTCTGATGGATCTTCACGAGGCCATTCGATTGGAACTATCAGCCATACGCCCTTAG